The following DNA comes from Vanessa tameamea isolate UH-Manoa-2023 chromosome 23, ilVanTame1 primary haplotype, whole genome shotgun sequence.
ggctgatagaaattccctaaaacagccttagcgagagaccagaacgcacgtgttactgaagggaggcgcaccagtctctcgccaattctgacaatgtactccgtcttcgccttagcaatcacatttttgaaggacctagaggcagagttatattcctttctgaatacgctggtctttacatcacgagacgccgatgcgttagcccagtcatggtaacgttcccattttcggcgtgaggccgttttgcagaaacgaccaaaccagggctgggacttacCACGGATGGGCACcgcagaatatggaatgaacagttccataccctgaagcaccatATCGGCAACAGAGTCAGGAATAACGCTCGGAtaatccggcgagaaacaaacctgcccccatgggtaggatgcaaaaaagaaccgcatcccatcccaatctgctgacttgtagtgccacacgcgGCGGCAGCCCatgaaacgaggtcgtgagtaccgcgcaaccggcactgtactccgaacgagacagtggtccgacgagcccagaggggaaTCAACGATAACCTGATAGTTATCCGGATGagataattctttaaaatattgccATTATGTGTAAGCCATTAAgtgtattaaaatagataaaataggtGGGTGTTTTCATTTCTATTGTGGTTATTAATTATGCGATATAATAACTAAATCGATTGTTTAATtcgttattattacaaatgataaAATGTCTGACATATTATAATTGTCATAAGTGACACTCGCCACaggtaaaaaatttaatatggcGACCGGCCGGTGAACTTTAAAGTAATTACGTATTGTAGAGtcggttttattgttatttcaataattaattgctgtataaatatgatttattgaaaatggaataaaattcGTAAGcataaatgagttttttttataatttaaaattgatctagtcgtacctatattttttaaatgaagtatCATGTCTCTCAgagtaaaatgatttaaattaacgtGTCCTCTAATATATACGCTTGCATTTGGAtttcatttacttaaaaaaataatgagaccTTAATAATTCTCCTCGAGGTATATTTAGGGCAAAGAAGGCTAACAGCATTTTCTCACTAGATATCCAGTCTAATacctacttaataataaatctcaAGCGGACATATTGAAATATTGGCGATATTTATCGTGATGTGAGACCGACAATGCAATACAAGGTCAATATTGCATTCAACTTTTACTCTCGCtataaaatttatcgataaaatcaaaactggtagggtataaaatatttttgtacataaactTCACTGTCTGactacaaataaattagtatcgTTCTTTTATTATGGTAACAGTTTCAAGCTCGAaatgattacaaataaacaaaggtACATACGTAGATTATTTCAAAAACCACCTCAATATTgtccttttttttttgaagtcgatTAATAACGTCAACGAAGACTGCATGTGTCATCTGAGGTGTCATCGATGATAtaactgtataattatttaacttgtaaACTCACCAGAAAGTAACTGAAGCCATCCGCATATGTGAAAAACTGTCGTTGACTGACAGAAGAAAAACAAGAGCATGGCGCATATCGTAAACAAGGCCAAAGCGACCGCGGCTCCCACTAACACTGTCGCGACTTTGAACACGAAACCGTTTATTGACATAAAATCATCGAGTCGTCCTTTACAATCCTCCACAGATTCATCAGCTCTGCATATTTGCCACAAACCGAACTTTCTCGGGTACTCAGTTTCCAAATCACCGATCCATTCCGGAGTAACGAACGCGACAACGCTTATAATCGCGTAGCAAATCGTGAATATAGCCCAAAGTACACCAATCGCTTTCGAATTACGGACGTAGTTCGTAGcgtataaatgtgatgaatccACGTATTCGATTTTCGAACCCATTATGAGAATTCAAAGAGAACAAACTATtggcacattttttttaaataaaatattaatagtatgtttATTACAACAATAGCGTAACACAAAACTATAAGCAATTCGCGGACGCTTGACACACTACTAAAAGCGGATACAAACTACAAAGTCGTACAACCTCTCGCTGCGCCATTCAACTTAGTGAACGAAAGTGGGGATAAGTAAAATAATCAAGCTTGTAAGTTGTAGTTCGTGCTTACCtggactttattaaaaaaaaatatttcataatgtcGCCGTAtgtattgtattgaattaaCTTATACCtccattttatgttttaaaacacattttgcAAGTTTGTTCTAAAAGCACATGATACTCATGGCGggcataaatatttacaatattttaccgCAAGTTAGCGACATCTGTTGTTAATCGAGTTAAGTGTAAGttgatgatttcgggttaaagtgaaaaaaaaaaacaataaatattgattattatgaaagtttttatttttcaatgattttataaaaagtttcatagagcatttattaaatttcatacaaaatcattgtaagtgtataaaattaactatgcGTGTATAGAAGTTTAATAAGCCGAACCGATTGCGATGGTAGCTGTTTTTACGTAATTCGCTGTATTTTTTGTACCATTTTAACTTAGACGGTTACTCATGAGGACAATCATATGTGTTGCTGTCAAAGTCAAGCATAGTTTTAATGCATTATTGCACTTTACTTGTGTTGTGTGTTCAAAATCTCTACAGTGGAATGTATAACATATTTCAGTATAGAATTatcttattttcaattattctcGCTTAAGTTTAATATTGGATAATGATTAGTGATTAACTTTATTTGTTTGATATCAtttgtatcatataaaatagtgtttgatgtaaataaatatgtcggTACGAGACAAGTGGGTTCGCCGGTTTTCTATCGACGAAACGGCAAAACATAAAAACGGTTTTACTATTTACAAGATAACATCCGTTGTAAGTGTttatattgtctttatttatttatgatacatatACGTTCttacttttatctttttaaCGACAAAATTAAGTTTGTATCGGTAAGTGAATGTTATTGATTAGTGGAAATATTGCTACTCAATATCCGAAAGTAGGCTTGTGGTTAcacagaaatataaaatgttaataaccctgacatataaaataggtatgttaagttacttttatactgaattcatactttttttttaatatgaataatgtttttattatcatgTGTAATACAATGTTACCATTTAATTTGTTGtgataaaatattgtgaaattcatattttactATTTGAAATATGAAACTGGGAacaagaatacattttttataccttTGCTAACAAGTCATCTTTCtcctaattctttttttttttataattgttattattatgatgaatttaaaaattttgtttaatttaatttttctaatttgTGACATAAAGTTTAcatgaataaatattcattatacaaatatatttaattggataGAAATactcaataagaaaaaaatatcactaaaaaACATAGCAAGGGCGAGATGGCTTGTGCCTGGCTCTTTTAGATTATTACCACATACTcaagtttgaaggatgagtaagctgTTCCTACCATGTAGCATTGACAGCGGTCACTACTGGTACCACCAGTGTGTATGAGCAAAGGCAACCACTTACAGTTCGTCCATTAGTAAGTAATGTCTGTTGTggacgttataaataaaaattaaacattttagtacAAGCttaatcaaaaacaattattacaaaaaataatacaaattgaaattattgagtaagcaataaattaaacaatgcaagcagtcaatatttatacaaattgaaatatttaggtTGATTAAAATGTTCTACTACTACATAcctgattgttttattttaatcatatattttttgttaaatcttaataaatggTCAGGCATTGacaaatacattcaataattattacatacttatatttttatttatcttttcttgTGAGAAATGTATGTTACAACTGCTgcttctgattttttttatataatatccatAGATTCTGACATTTTTGGTTATActgatagataaatataatattgcactatattataaagaataaaatggctgtttttattttaacgttctATAGGTATTTGGTCTGTAAATGTACAACATAATAAttctaagcattgctgtttggctatGTGTAATTATTGATTTCTTAAACTTGTTTAGTCTCTATACTAAACTGATTGTTACTACAGAGTCTCAACCCATAGCCCCTACTCTGACATCTAATCAAAGAAATGGGATTTAAACATGACAAATTTTCTACATTTTACTTATATGTAACATTCCTAATAGCAGTAGACTATTATAATATAGGCATAAAGATCCAGCACCAAGTAATATATCACATCAAAGTAACCTTATTATTCTTAACAATTTATCTATCTAATCTCTTATAGTTAATCTACAGTCAACAGTGTACTGAGATTAAATTTACTCAAAAGGGTAAATATCAAATGGTCAATGTTTAAGCATCGTTAAGGATTGTGACCATCACGCTAGCTATATAcagtaatttaagtaatatgatATTTGTTATTCCAGCTCTTTCCATTAGAATCTCCAGAAGCAGTGACAATAATATCAGTATGGAAAAGGTATAGTGACATACAACAGCTGCACAAGTCTATGAAGTCACTACACAGTGGACTACATCTTAAAGGGAAATTCCCGCAGCTAGCTAAAAGCAGTTTCTTTAAAAGATTTCACCCAGAGGTAAGgtttaaaggaatattttatcaACTTACTAAGTGTGCTAGTTTTcctagaatatataaaataatatgaatactagTTGTAGTTGCGATTTTAGGGGTGGTTGTCAAGTGttaggaataaataaaatactatatgtccttccttagagCTCACACTTTCtcgataccaaatttcattaaattaggttcagtgatttggccgtagaagagcaacagacagacaggtaatttcgcctttataatattagtgcagATGGTTGGAAACAGAGTTATTACTGAGTTTCCGAGTAGTTACTGAGAACCGGAAGTAGgttccaatttattttattttataaattgatgacTCGAGGGCAAATTTCTTGTGTGTAAATtgtgatgttttaatttatatgatatattttcagGTAATTGACGAGAGAGCGAAGACCATAAAAGCCCTTCTAGAGTTTGTTGCGGAACATAGGCTTTTATTCACTAGCACTGATTTTGTTAATTTCCTTCAGGTaaggtaaacattttattaagaaaatttagtataaaatgttaactgtCTGACAGAACTTTTTTTAACCCTCCTTTCCTATCTATCCCATTGGATActcgtgtggcagaatttaatcaGACTCGTACAGGGTTCCTTACAAAGTTTTCTGTCATAGGTGAGGACGGGATATATTAAACTGTGCCATTACGTAGCTAgtttttgtacatatatgttCGTTTTCATACAATGTATACTATTGGTATACATACACATAATGATATTTCTAACCATCAGACCGGTTATCCAGAACCTGATCCGAAGCCTTCAGGAGTGATCAACGCGATACGATCGTCTCTACATCTGCCGATAGAGGAAACTCCACCACTCGAATACCAGACGTCTGAAGATGAAGCCAGGAGTCCTaccagtaatatatttatattaatgtataaatgggcaatatttttccaaataacGTTGCAGTTACCCCTAGTTTTAGAAATTCAGATCAATTCCGATTTTCTAATCTGAGCATTTGTAAAACTGGAGGATAGTCttaataagtatgtattttgtcatgttttttattttaatgtctttCAAAGTTTTTTCAAAAGTATCTCTACCTTTAATGGTACAATAAATGGTATTTAATCTTCGCTGATCTCTGCGTCTCCGTTCTTTTTCATTTTTCCCGTAAATCTTGGTAAATACGTAACCCAATAAACATATGCTATCCCCTGTGACTGTAATTACTTTTGCggctcatttttttttctggaaatggttttttttttacattaaaacttaacaatgatACTATTCTAAAGTCGTTCCGTGTTCATCTTCAGTACGAACCGAAACCGCAAACAACGCAGGCCCGGCTACACCGACAGACATCGACGTCTCACGGATACCGATATACGAAGCAGCCGACGTCGAAATAAGGGAGTCGCCCAAACCCAGCCCGAAGCTGTCCGACTCGGACAGCTTCGAGTCCATAAACTCCATAGACAGCCTCGACAGCGAGCTGTACGAGGAGCTGAGCGGGCTGACCGTGGagcgccgcgcgccgcccgaCCTGATCAGCTTCGACGCGCCGTCCCGCTCCGACGGCCGCGCCGGCGCGCCGCGAGCGAGCGGGACGGCGGCGCAGCCGTGCGCGCGCCGCGGGGACTTCGCGCGCGCCTTCGAGGGCTACAGGGCGCTCGCGGGGGACCTGCTGCGCGCCGCGCGGGGTGAGCGGGTGCCTTCTTCCGGAGGCTTTTAACGAACTACATTAGGTGAAGCtgccgccggttcggaatgcagatgtACATATATCCTGACTGATGGTCAACGAGTATTGGcgccacgcttttttatcatgtacctaatcttgtattgaataatgtgCCTTCTTCACCGATGTATTTGTTACAAATCATTTGACtatatgaaacggcaaagttaaaaatgtctgcggaattttattatagaaaccgATAGCTTGCcccatacaatgattatcactgattctatcaaagtggtcaatgttactatgaatatacataatattgttgtaaatatactgtgacgcaaaaaaataaagtgaatattcctactttgttaaaaacctcccgaagataaataaataaatagataagtcTCTaactccaagattataaatagaccggaatcttttgtaaaataaaagcaaattaaatatctacagcgataccccaaagtaatatgccatatgacataatactattaaaataaccaataaacactagacgagcggtataaATATCAGTTAGTTAAATTttccgcgtatgctgcggagctgagtcttcctgtcggGGATGATAAATGAGAACTCCGCTGAATTTCGGAATCCTACGCTATTCCTAAAAACACCGTAGTATCTAGGCTACATCAACACGGCCAccgtttaaagatatattataattttattttctgacaTAACATATGTATTGTAAATCTacccattttgttttttgagcattcaaaactaaattatttaccgTGAACTAATAGTGTATCTGTGATAAAGCATCGTTCAAATCgtaatactaagttttttttcctgtcgaccttaaaaatcagtgaagtatcgtcagcaaacaacactatatcacaaatacctttaacatggaaaggaagatcatttatatatactagaaataggaAGGAAAGAATATTTATACTCGTGGAACACCtatttttaacgtagatccagaagactttattccaGTAATGAAAACTTGTCGAGTTTAGATTTCggtcagtatttatttaaagacttcgatatatttttttcatgatgATGATATCGTCATGACCGATTACGGCGACTGTGGGCAATCTCAGGGTAGACCAGCTAAATTCGCAGGACGTATTATAGTTCACAAGTGTCTGCACAAACGCAGGTGGGCACCtcactctattccctcactctcacaATCCGATGCGACGGCAAATCCAAatcgaccggaaagagttcagggcCAACGCCTGTGGGTACTCGAGGCACGGGAGGCACACCTCCAACTTCCAGACGCCgaggctgttactgagaatatttCGCTAGAAAAATCTAGTAACTTTTTATTGGACCGACCTGGGGTACGCAGGTTATAACGATCTGCGACCTTATGTTTGGCCACTGAAGCAATAgacaatcagttttttttttttcatattaggAAAGCAAACGGTTAAATTATGGTACCACTTACCATATGACCATTACCTGTGAAATTGCCATTGTATAAAGAACTCTCTTACATGAATGCGTAAACAATCCTGGAaggtaaaatgttattgtttgtctgtaattacactgacccCCTCCCCCCTTCAATATGAAACACAGTGAAAATTCTTATCGATTGACATTATGGTACCTTATGAATatgatacatacatactaaaTGGATCAGCTTGAAAGTCTACCACCAGTAAATATCACTCCAATGATAGCTTGATATTTTCTAGTGGTGAGATTTGATGTTGCCTAGATATGCGGTAAAATGCAAAAAcacttttaattacaataaataataaaaataaaatttcattaattacaaaaacatgtaattatttattaatgttaatgttatcgTTATCGGCTAATATTGACACAATTAACTAATTATTCTTTAGGTAtactttattgataaaaaacgcgtttaatttcgaatacaatatttttggaCTTCTAATATTAGTAGTATTAAATATGCGAAAGTTCtgcttttatgtattttaagtcATAGGTTGGCGGTCGAGACTTAGGCCACTCGacggtacgtggtcaccaccgcccatatacattggcgctgtaaaaaatattaacgacaaagatgttatgtctcttgtgcctttagttagaatcaaaatcaaaataatctttattcaagtaggctcaaaaaaacacttttgaacaGTCACGTTACACAgttgaattaaacgtaaagctaccaccggttcggaaagtagattctaccgagaataactggcaagaaactcagtagttactcatttaaATCATTCTAATGGTTCCTGGAATACAGAAATCAAGCACAAGACTGTAACAAATTATTGTATACCATTTAGTAATGACTCATTATGatgtattgataaataattgccCCGAGCCGATTTCACTGTTCGTATAATCGAGCTTGACCCATTGTACAGCAGAGATAACGTTATCAAAATCACTTTATCTTTGAAACATACATAGTTTAAACATCAATAAACATAGTcgtctttatataaattgaaatggaTTTTTTGTACATGTGTGGTTATTTACAAGAGTACGATGGTATTATATGTGAGTATGTGTTGTATTTTAGTGTCGGTAGGCTAATGGCCTGACTGGCCTTACTTGATTTGACATTCCTTTTATACTTTACTGCCAATGGTTTGGTGCCATATCTTTATTTCACTGGCAAACTCACAGTTAATTTATCAAGAGATTGCTTTGTCCTAATGGAATTATTTCTGAGTTAATGTTCAATTGCATTGCTATTCGTGGTGCTGTTTGGTTCGGTGTGGCACTTTGTTGTGATCCGATTTGAAGTAAGCTACAGAGAGATCACTGAGACAGCTACTGAGACAGTAAGGGTTAGCTTGTAACAAATTGCCATCTTGTGattcaataattattgatttaggACAGCACGAGAGAGTACCTTAGATCTCATGGCTGAAAGCATTGACGGTGTGTGTAGGGAGTGCTTTAAGTTTGACgctgtaaaatataatgtgtttaGTAATCAAGTATACAAGAAGGCACTTGACTTACTTGGTCttcttaaatagaaaaaaaacgctTCCAAAACGATGGGATCAAAATTGTACAGTATTTATACGTTCCGCGCGGTTTAACCCGCATTTAACGTTCGTGTTCCGCCCCCGTGGGTCTTCGCGTGATGTTAAATAGTCATTAACCTTTAAATCGGACTGACTCTAAAGTTTAACAAAGAAGcttcagttttataatataatgttatattacaattacaataatcGCACCGTGTCTCGTATTTCTTGCGATCGTGTAAccgtgttttaataataaacgttcGCAGCGGAAACGGACCAGCAAACTCGGGTGCTAATGAaggagaaaataaacaaatacctcTCACACGCAGAAGCTATATACAAGAATCATCTTTGCGATGATGATTTGGATGTAAGtacaatctatatttattatccttgttaaataatacacttgaaagaaattgtaaaaattgaGTATCACGTGTTTCAGTCGTTATAACAAGTCGGTTTAGTTTATTAGATAAAGTAAacggaaactttattttaattaagggCTAAAATGAGTCCCCAAGAAAAGATTCCTAGGACTGATAACAAGTACAGAACGGATAGATAATTCTATCACAGCGTGTAGAAAAACTACCAGTGAACGATCGTCTGTGAAATCTCTCAGAATGCTTTTAGTCATTATTAGATGGGTTGTcacatttatttgttattttgtatacttAGTCTGTCCGAATTTGTTTATCGGTAGTACATGTACGCACCCTACGTACACAcacagtaaatttatattttgacaccCCTGAACGACGCGGCCCCAGCGAGAGCCGCGGCAGCTCGGGCTCGCTGCCGCCGCGCTCGCCCCGCGGACTCCACGCGATTAGCCCGACTAGGCGTCCGGTTACTTCTTCTTGACGCTGAGATTCTATTTCGAATAACACTGTATAATACGCTAGCAGCTTACTATTTAACTGGCAGAGTAATCCCCGCCCGcagccgcccgcgccgcccgccgcctcCGCCGCCCCCGCCGCCCCCGCGCCGCCCtcgccccccgcgccgcccgcgcctcCCGCCGCCCCCGCCGGCCCCGCGGCCCCCTTGGCGCGCGGGCCGCACGGGCCGCACGCGGCGCTGCCGCTGCACGTGCTGCGCGCGGCGCGCTCGGAGCTGGGCGCGTACCGCGTGctggcgcggcgcg
Coding sequences within:
- the LOC113397682 gene encoding ribosomal protein S6 kinase delta-1, encoding MSVRDKWVRRFSIDETAKHKNGFTIYKITSVLFPLESPEAVTIISVWKRYSDIQQLHKSMKSLHSGLHLKGKFPQLAKSSFFKRFHPEVIDERAKTIKALLEFVAEHRLLFTSTDFVNFLQTGYPEPDPKPSGVINAIRSSLHLPIEETPPLEYQTSEDEARSPTIRTETANNAGPATPTDIDVSRIPIYEAADVEIRESPKPSPKLSDSDSFESINSIDSLDSELYEELSGLTVERRAPPDLISFDAPSRSDGRAGAPRASGTAAQPCARRGDFARAFEGYRALAGDLLRAARAETDQQTRVLMKEKINKYLSHAEAIYKNHLCDDDLDSNPRPQPPAPPAASAAPAAPAPPSPPAPPAPPAAPAGPAAPLARGPHGPHAALPLHVLRAARSELGAYRVLARRARVLLVLHHQQQHCRVMKVIQKIPKNLTELDDYFHQRSNETRQPILPTLIPYMVPLHAYVETDDLIFLILSYAPGERLFDYIKNYKHSSPSTREVNFENVFTVQNKPSEDIDVQNDNIDSVNDIINKSDVYDDVNENIEGRDVLDNVDVSVNELVKNSQKLLLNVDRVLTEVPNISSVRKEELKGDVEEEKRPKMERDTEKIAIQSNLSQPKSEIPPSAVCRWGAEILTALESLHNCGVIWRDLRPRNVLLGAHGHVLLSYCVAYADGDVTLAHLARSGEKVPYGDTRCCPTASRTPTVTSRSPTSRAPGRRYRTVTRAAVLLRRVRRR